The Nitrososphaerota archaeon nucleotide sequence AGGGCGCTTGCGGCTCCCGAGTCCAGAGTAAGCAAGTACTGCGTAGTGGTGGTGCCGGCCACAGACTGAGCTGAGATGATCGCCTGGGCATTGAATACGGTCGCCGTTCCCGCCGTCGAGACAGCTACAGCTGTTCCTCCGTTTATCGTATAGGATTGGAGTCTGTCGCCGGTGCCCGCCGTCCTCGAGTAGGCGCCGTTCAGGGTGAGGGTCACGGCTGTCCCAGTGTCGTACCAGTAGTTGTCGCTGGCAATCGTAGGGCTGGTGATCGCGTTCAGCCCGCTGGTAGCTCCGGTGTCGAGGGTAATCCGGTATTGCGCCTTCAGTGTGACATGGACCGCGTGCGCCGAAGTCATGGTTACTGGTATGGTGAAGGTCCCAGTGGTGGAAAGAGTGGTCGGGACTCCTGCGTCAAGATACCAGGACGTCGACCTGTTCCCAACTCCTGAAACCCGGTGGAAGACGCTGTTTCCCGTGTAGGTGACCGACGTTCCCGTGTCGTACCAGTAGTTGTCGCTCGTTATCGTTGGGATGGTGACCGAGGCCAAGGCAGCCGTAGCCTTCGGGTCGATTGTCAGCTGGTACTGGGTCCCGACGTTCACGTTCATGGTGTGACCCCCGTTCATGGTCTGAGAGGAGGTTGTGAAGGTCGCTGTGGTCGCGACGTTAGTGTTCGCCCCTCCGTCCCAATTCCACGACACAGCCCGCGTCCCGGTTCCAGAGGCCCGTCCCCAGATTCCGTTGCATGTCACGGTGACGGAGGCCCCGTAGTTGAACCACCTGTCGCTTGTAGGCGATGTGGGGGACACGGCGGCTCCGTTGCAGTTCGCGCTGACTGTAAGCAACTCCTGCACGTGGGCGGTGTCAGAGACGGAACATGAAGTAGCGCAACCCGCCTCCGGCAATGACATGACGTAGGTCGATCCGCTTGTGAGCCTGTCTCTTTGCGTGAGGCCGTCCGCTGGGGTGTTGATCGTGTAGGCGCAGCTCGCGGTCAGTGTCAGGGGCACCGCTGAGCCGGTCGGACCGCTTCCTCCGCCGCACCCGATGACCGTCCATGTGAAGGGGAGTCCTGGAGCTCCAGCTTCGGCGACGGTGACTGTGATGGTAACGGTGACCGTCGCGGCGGAGACGGGGCGCAGCGGGAACGAGACGACCGCCAGCAGGAGGACGACGCCGAAGAGGAGGAGCTTTCTATTGCTCAACAAGATTCTATCCCAGATATTTGACTTCCTGATACTTCAGGAGTCTCTCCGGGTTGTATGACTCCTGGAAGACCTTTTCCTGGAGGTCCTTCGGCGGATAGACTGCTCCCCACCTGTGGATCTTCGCATTCAGCCAGGCCTTCAGTTGCATCAGGGCCCCCTCGGCGACGGAGTCGCGGATCTTCTCGCCGTCTCCAAGTGTGTGCCAGATCATCCCCAGGATGACGTTGCCGAGTGAGTAGGTGGGGAAGTAGCCCATGGACCCGCCGCTCCAGTGCACGTCCTGCAGGACGCCCTTCGTGTCGTTCGGGGGCCGTATGCCGAGGTACTCCTCGAAGGTGTCGTTCCAGAGCTCGGGGAGTTCGGAAGCCTCCACCTGACCGGCGATTATCTTCTTCTCGATTTCGTACCTGAGCGCGATGTGGAGGTTGTAGGTCAGCTCGTCGGCGTCCACGCGGATCAGGCTCCTCCTGACCGTGTTGAAGTAGTAGTAGATGTCGTTGGAGTCGTAGCGCGCCAGGAACTTCAGGTTCTTCTTCAGAAGTGGACTGGCCAGTTTTGCGAACTCCCTGCTGCGCCCCACGACGTTCTCCCAGAACCTTGACTGCGACTCGTGGACCCCGAGGGAGGCGCCGTCGGCGACCGGGGTGTAGGCCAGGTCCTTCCCGAACCCCAGGTTGTAGATCGCGTGCCCGCTTTCGTGAATCGTGGAGAAGAGCGTAGACTTGAAGTCGATCCCCTCGTAGCGGGTGGTGATCCTCACGTCGTCGGGGGCGATCCCGACAGTGAAGGGATGGGTGGATACGTCCATCCTGAACCTGTCCGTCGGCATGTGGAGCATCTTGATGGCCCCCTCGTTGACGCGCTCCATGGCGTTCGTTTCGTACTTGGCAGACTCGAGAGGATGCTTGCTTGGATAGCGGCCGGCAGCCGTTACCTTCGCGAGCGTCTTCCTTGTGCCCGGAACGAGCCGGGAGAAGACCTTGTCTGCGTCTCTGACTGTGAAATCCTCCTCGTACAGGTTGAGCAGGGCGTTGTAGGGATGCCCCTTG carries:
- a CDS encoding carboxypeptidase M32, translated to MAKNPVVKDILKKYSQVWAIYHSQAVMGWDRETHMPEAGARSRGMASGQLSMMVQKATLELDGLVGKAEKAGDLDDMEKGVVRVLRRSIDFFTKIPPELVDELERVTAEATVVWRGARKKNEYKLFQPHLQKIIELNRKVAEKLGYKGHPYNALLNLYEEDFTVRDADKVFSRLVPGTRKTLAKVTAAGRYPSKHPLESAKYETNAMERVNEGAIKMLHMPTDRFRMDVSTHPFTVGIAPDDVRITTRYEGIDFKSTLFSTIHESGHAIYNLGFGKDLAYTPVADGASLGVHESQSRFWENVVGRSREFAKLASPLLKKNLKFLARYDSNDIYYYFNTVRRSLIRVDADELTYNLHIALRYEIEKKIIAGQVEASELPELWNDTFEEYLGIRPPNDTKGVLQDVHWSGGSMGYFPTYSLGNVILGMIWHTLGDGEKIRDSVAEGALMQLKAWLNAKIHRWGAVYPPKDLQEKVFQESYNPERLLKYQEVKYLG